In Juglans microcarpa x Juglans regia isolate MS1-56 chromosome 7D, Jm3101_v1.0, whole genome shotgun sequence, the following are encoded in one genomic region:
- the LOC121238740 gene encoding cytochrome P450 CYP82D47-like, which produces MEIISHLLAIAGVVLVLVLWYNQWRVKTGSHSKGMLAPEPSGALPIIGHLHQLRSQNTIARTLAAIADKHGPIFKIRFGRKPALVISSHEAVKECFTTNDRAFAARPMSSQGKYLAYNYAGFGFSNYGSYWSKMRKLTVSELLSSRRLEKLKNMQVSEVDTLVKDLYSVCRSNEDNPGSVVISEWIEGLALNIITKVIARKRYFGYANGGNDGEAKRIGKTMKEFMYLAGTPVMFDLIPILKWIDLQGQVKSMKRVAEELDSLIESWVEEHTARRLKTDEQSHEPDFIDVMLSAIEEDSIFGHSRETIIKATALILILAGSDTISLNLIWLLSLLLNNKHALKRAQEELDLKVGRDRWVEDYDIKDLVYLQAIIKESLRLYPPSPLSFPHESIEDCQVCGYYIPKGTRLLVNVWKLHRDPRVWHEPNNFLPERFLSSHANVDASGQHFEFIPFGSGRRSCPGDMFALQVSQLTLARLLQGFEFTTPLNKPVDMTEGLGLTLTKATPLQVVITPRLSSKLYES; this is translated from the exons ACTTCGTTCCCAAAACACAATCGCCAGAACCTTGGCTGCCATCGCTGATAAACATGGTCCCATCTTCAAGATCCGGTTTGGCAGGAAACCTGCACTTGTGATTAGCAGCCATGAAGCAGTCAAGGAGTGCTTCACCACAAATGATAGGGCTTTCGCTGCACGACCAATGTCTAGCCAGGGAAAATACCTTGCTTACAACTATGCAGGATTCGGGTTTTCCAATTATGGATCATATTGGAGTAAGATGCGAAAGCTAACGGTTTCTGAACTCCTCTCCAGCCGCCGGCTTGAGAAACTCAAAAACATGCAAGTCTCCGAGGTGGATACTTTGGTTAAAGATCTCTACTCTGTTTGCAGGAGCAACGAAGACAACCCAGGCAGCGTGGTGATTAGTGAATGGATCGAGGGCCTAGCCTTGAATATAATCACTAAAGTTATTGCGAGGAAGAGATATTTCGGTTATGCCAATGGTGGAAATGATGGAGAGGCAAAACGCATAGGGAAAACCATGAAAGAATTCATGTATTTAGCTGGGACTCCTGTCATGTTTGATCTCATTCCAATTCTCAAATGGATTGATTTGCAGGGCCAAGTGAAATCTATGAAGCGTGTTGCGGAGGAATTGGACTCTCTAATAGAAAGTTGGGTTGAAGAACATACCGCGAGGAGGCTCAAGACTGATGAGCAAAGCCACGAGCCAGACTTCATCGATGTCATGCTATCAGCAATTGAGGAGGATTCCATCTTTGGTCATAGCCGAGAAACCATTATCAAGGCAACTGCACTG ATTCTTATCTTGGCTGGTTCTGATACTATATCTCTTAACCTGATATGGCTCTTATCcttattattaaacaataaacATGCTTTGAAACGAGCCCAAGAAGAGTTGGATCTCAAAGTTGGAAGGGATAGATGGGTGGAAGATTATGATATTAAAGATCTAGTTTACCTCCAAGCCATAATCAAAGAGTCCTTGCGCTTATACCCACCATCCCCTTTATCGTTTCCACACGAGTCAATAGAAGATTGTCAAGTTTGTGGCTATTACATTCCAAAGGGAACTCGCTTGCTTGTGAATGTGTGGAAGCTGCATCGTGACCCAAGGGTTTGGCACGAACCTAATAATTTCTTGCCTGAAAGGTTTCTCTCAAGCCATGCAAATGTGGATGCCTCAGGTCAACATTTTGAATTCATACCATTTGGGTCTGGAAGAAGATCTTGCCCTGGAGACATGTTTGCCTTGCAAGTATCGCAATTGACACTAGCTCGTTTGCTTCAGGGATTTGAGTTTACAACACCATTGAACAAGCCGGTGGACATGACTGAGGGCTTAGGCCTCACCTTGACCAAGGCAACTCCCCTACAAGTTGTCATCACTCCCCGACTCTCTTCCAAACTCTATGAATCCTAG